One window from the genome of Paracoccus marcusii encodes:
- the glgA gene encoding glycogen synthase GlgA, with protein MRVLSVASEIAPLVKTGGLADVTGALPAALAGVGVHMRSLVPGYPAVMAALQEAEAVHAFDDLFGGPAVLLQGRGAGLDLLVIDAPHLYGRPGNPYLGPDGRDWPDNPERFAALSWVGAHVAAHGAGGWRPQVLHGHDWQAGFMTEYLPRMGGADVRTVLTIHNIAFTGSTDPGRLHSLRLDPARFYSEGYEFWGGISALKAGLMGADALTTVSPSYADELMTPEFGMGLDGVMRHRQAALTGILNGIDEQAWDPATDPAILSFTDPAGKAAAKAALQAELGLPQAEGPLCVIVSRMTHQKGLDLVLETLPALMAAGGQLAVLGSGDPGLEQAFRQAAADPHVAVRIGYDEAFSHRLIAGGDAILVPSRFEPCGLTQMYGLRYGTIPVVALTGGLADTVINASPAGLARGVATGIQFAPVTAVALRGALMRLATLYADRDTWSQMQANAMAHPVGWGQSARAYADLYARLTHPS; from the coding sequence ATGCGGGTGCTGTCGGTCGCCTCCGAGATCGCCCCCCTGGTCAAGACCGGGGGGCTTGCCGACGTCACGGGCGCGCTGCCCGCCGCCCTGGCGGGCGTGGGCGTCCACATGCGCAGCCTGGTCCCCGGCTATCCCGCGGTGATGGCCGCGCTGCAGGAAGCCGAGGCCGTCCATGCCTTCGACGACCTGTTCGGCGGGCCCGCGGTCCTGCTGCAGGGGCGGGGCGCGGGGCTGGACCTGCTGGTGATCGACGCACCCCATCTGTATGGCCGCCCCGGCAACCCCTATCTGGGCCCCGACGGGCGCGACTGGCCGGACAACCCGGAACGCTTTGCCGCGCTGTCCTGGGTGGGCGCGCATGTCGCGGCCCATGGCGCGGGCGGCTGGCGCCCCCAGGTGCTGCACGGTCACGACTGGCAGGCGGGATTCATGACCGAATACCTGCCGCGCATGGGCGGGGCCGATGTGCGGACGGTGCTGACCATCCACAACATCGCCTTCACCGGGTCGACCGATCCGGGGCGGCTGCATTCGCTGCGCCTGGACCCCGCGCGGTTCTACAGCGAGGGGTACGAGTTCTGGGGCGGCATCTCGGCGCTGAAGGCCGGGCTGATGGGTGCGGACGCGCTGACGACCGTGTCGCCCAGCTATGCGGACGAACTGATGACGCCCGAATTCGGCATGGGGCTGGACGGGGTCATGCGCCACCGGCAGGCCGCCCTGACCGGCATCCTGAACGGCATCGACGAACAGGCCTGGGACCCCGCGACCGACCCGGCCATCCTGTCCTTCACGGACCCGGCGGGCAAGGCCGCCGCCAAGGCCGCGTTGCAGGCGGAGCTGGGCCTGCCGCAGGCGGAGGGGCCGCTTTGCGTGATCGTGTCGCGGATGACCCATCAGAAGGGTTTGGACCTGGTGCTGGAGACGCTGCCCGCGCTGATGGCGGCGGGCGGTCAGCTGGCGGTCCTGGGGTCGGGCGATCCGGGCCTGGAACAGGCGTTCCGGCAGGCGGCGGCGGACCCCCACGTGGCCGTGCGCATCGGCTATGACGAGGCGTTCTCTCATCGGTTGATCGCCGGGGGGGACGCGATCCTGGTGCCGTCGCGGTTCGAACCCTGCGGGCTGACGCAGATGTACGGACTGCGCTATGGCACCATCCCGGTCGTCGCGCTGACCGGCGGGCTGGCCGACACGGTCATCAACGCCTCGCCCGCGGGGCTGGCGCGCGGCGTGGCCACGGGCATCCAGTTCGCGCCCGTCACGGCGGTGGCGCTGCGCGGGGCGCTGATGCGGCTGGCGACCCTTTACGCGGACCGGGACACCTGGTCCCAGATGCAGGCCAACGCCATGGCCCATCCCGTCGGGTGGGGGCAGTCGGCCCGTGCCTATGCCGATCTCTATGCAAGGCTGACCCATCCGTCATGA
- the glgX gene encoding glycogen debranching protein GlgX, whose amino-acid sequence MTQTIAMTAGRPTPLGATFDGAGVNFAVFSQHAERAVLCLFDERNRETRVDLPEREGHVWHGHVEGLRPGQKYGFRMHGPYRPHEGHRFNARKLLIDPYAKRLTGRPAAHDALMGYRVGHHDADLSFDRRDSAQHMPKSVVVDPSFAWGDDRALHRPLSETVIYEAHVKGLTAGRTDIGHRGSYLAMASEPVLDHLTRLGVTAIELLPVHAFADDRFLTDRKLTNFWGYMSYGFFAPEPRYMQTGDIAEFQQMVARFHKAGIEVILDVVYNHTAEGNELGPTLSFRGLDNASYYRLAEDRRFYVNDAGTGNVLNLDSPFTLRLVMDSLRYWVEVMHVDGFRFDLASVLGRTRGAFDRDAPLFRAIRQDPVLNRVKLIAEPWDIGPGGYQLGAYPAPFAEWNDRYRDQIRGFWRGDQGLIGKLAKRVAGSAARFDHDGRPATSSVNFVAAHDGFTLMDTVSFNDKHNEANGEENRDGHNHNLSDNMGAEGPTDDPAITAARDRRRRNLIATLMLSQGTPMLLAGDELGNSQGGNNNAYAQDNPTGWVDWDGADPAFLDFVRRVIAFRRAHPILRQKRFLHSQPREQDGLPDLFWRRADGAPMTPDDWNDPDRRLLAAEMRMASGTPAYAALPGAVFLVFNNGPEAQVRLPDAPDGRWRRRLDSARDDDPDLPAQDLEPIAADSVAAFVLTTPSVS is encoded by the coding sequence ATGACCCAGACCATCGCGATGACCGCAGGGCGCCCCACGCCCCTGGGTGCGACCTTCGACGGCGCGGGGGTGAACTTTGCGGTGTTCTCTCAGCATGCCGAACGCGCCGTGCTGTGCCTGTTCGACGAACGCAACCGAGAGACGCGGGTCGATCTGCCCGAACGCGAGGGCCATGTCTGGCACGGCCATGTCGAGGGGCTGCGCCCCGGCCAGAAATACGGCTTTCGGATGCACGGCCCCTATCGCCCCCATGAGGGGCATCGCTTCAACGCGCGCAAGCTGTTGATCGACCCCTATGCCAAGCGGCTGACGGGACGGCCCGCCGCGCATGACGCGTTGATGGGATACCGGGTCGGGCATCACGATGCCGACCTGTCATTCGACCGCCGCGACAGCGCGCAGCACATGCCGAAGTCGGTGGTCGTGGACCCCAGCTTCGCCTGGGGCGACGACCGTGCCCTGCACCGGCCCCTGTCGGAAACGGTGATCTATGAGGCGCATGTCAAGGGACTGACCGCGGGGCGCACCGATATCGGGCATCGCGGCAGCTATCTGGCGATGGCGTCCGAACCCGTCCTGGATCACCTGACGCGGCTTGGCGTTACCGCGATCGAGCTGTTGCCCGTCCATGCCTTTGCCGACGACCGCTTTCTGACCGACAGGAAGCTGACGAATTTCTGGGGCTACATGTCCTATGGGTTCTTCGCGCCGGAACCGCGCTACATGCAGACGGGCGACATCGCCGAATTTCAGCAGATGGTCGCACGGTTCCACAAGGCCGGGATCGAGGTGATCCTGGACGTCGTCTACAACCACACCGCCGAAGGGAACGAACTGGGCCCGACCCTGTCGTTCCGCGGGCTGGACAACGCGTCCTATTACCGTTTGGCCGAGGATCGGCGGTTCTATGTGAACGATGCGGGCACCGGCAACGTGCTGAACCTGGACAGCCCCTTCACGCTGCGGCTGGTCATGGATTCGCTGCGATACTGGGTCGAGGTGATGCATGTGGACGGGTTCCGCTTCGACCTGGCATCCGTGCTGGGGCGCACGCGCGGCGCGTTCGACCGCGACGCGCCGCTGTTCCGTGCCATCCGCCAGGACCCGGTGCTGAACCGGGTCAAGCTGATCGCCGAACCCTGGGACATCGGGCCGGGCGGGTACCAGCTGGGCGCGTACCCGGCGCCTTTTGCCGAATGGAACGACCGCTATCGCGACCAGATCCGCGGGTTCTGGCGGGGCGATCAGGGCCTGATCGGCAAGCTGGCCAAGCGGGTGGCGGGATCGGCCGCGCGGTTCGACCATGACGGTCGCCCCGCGACCAGTTCGGTGAATTTCGTGGCCGCCCATGACGGCTTCACGCTGATGGACACTGTCAGCTTCAACGACAAGCACAACGAGGCCAACGGCGAGGAGAACCGCGACGGCCACAACCACAACCTGTCCGACAACATGGGCGCCGAAGGCCCGACCGACGATCCCGCAATCACCGCCGCGCGCGACCGCCGCCGCCGCAACCTGATCGCCACGCTGATGCTGTCCCAAGGCACGCCCATGCTGCTGGCGGGCGACGAGCTGGGAAACAGCCAAGGCGGCAACAACAACGCCTATGCCCAAGACAACCCGACGGGCTGGGTCGACTGGGACGGCGCGGACCCGGCCTTCCTGGACTTCGTGCGCCGCGTCATCGCGTTCCGGCGCGCGCATCCGATCCTGCGGCAGAAGCGGTTCCTGCACAGCCAGCCGCGCGAACAGGACGGTCTGCCCGACCTGTTCTGGCGCCGGGCCGATGGCGCGCCGATGACGCCCGACGACTGGAACGACCCCGACCGCCGCCTGCTGGCGGCCGAGATGCGCATGGCATCCGGCACGCCCGCCTATGCGGCCCTGCCGGGGGCGGTGTTCCTGGTCTTCAACAACGGCCCCGAGGCGCAGGTCCGCCTGCCCGACGCGCCCGACGGCCGCTGGCGCCGCCGCCTGGACAGCGCGCGGGACGACGACCCGGATCTGCCTGCCCAGGACCTTGAACCCATCGCCGCCGACAGCGTCGCGGCCTTCGTGCTGACCACCCCGAGCGTATCATGA
- a CDS encoding amylosucrase, with protein MTQAPSIFDMRLARSAPDLWPMLERLYGDRPDYDAFCAELEAALREGWAARPADLKRLDLMRDLEPDWFQRSGMAGYVFYIDRFAGTLSGVHGRLDYLRDLGISYVHLMPCLMPRPGDSDGGYSVMDYRQINPAFGRMADLTRLAGSLRERGMSLCVDLVLNHTAQEHEWARRAAAGDPEYQDMYLMFDDDTLPRAYEASLIEIFPETAPGSFTHHPEFGKWVWTTFNAHQWDLNWANPRVFLEIVRIMLNLANKGVDVLRLDAVAFMWKRMGTTCQSQPEVHLILRALRACTRIAASAVIHLEEAIVGPAEMLTYFGRGEHDGREGNLCYHNSLMVQYWSALATRDTRLMTHVLRTHFPPVLTNATYATYIRCHDDIGWAITDEDAGALGLSGAAHRAFLSDFYDGSYPGSFARGVLFQENPETGDKRIAGSFAALAGLEAGLAAGDPLAVDRAVDRILLGHALIASFGGIPLIYMGDELAMVNDHGYLDVPEHAHDSRWINRPAMDWDRAARASADPATPEGRVLHGTRAILAARRSCDRLHGGHPTEILDCGNAALLAFARRAPQGGILCLFNFTESWQQVSGDWLRFQGVTDMRDILSDATVTLHDDMLALPPYGRVWLS; from the coding sequence ATGACCCAAGCCCCCTCGATCTTCGACATGCGCCTTGCGCGCAGCGCGCCCGACCTGTGGCCCATGCTGGAACGCCTGTACGGCGATCGCCCCGATTACGACGCCTTCTGCGCCGAGCTGGAGGCCGCGCTGCGCGAGGGCTGGGCCGCGCGTCCCGCCGACCTGAAGCGCCTGGACCTGATGCGCGACCTGGAGCCCGACTGGTTCCAGCGGTCTGGCATGGCGGGCTATGTCTTCTACATCGACCGCTTTGCGGGGACGCTGTCCGGGGTGCATGGCCGGCTGGATTACCTGCGCGATCTGGGCATCAGCTATGTCCACCTGATGCCCTGCCTGATGCCGCGGCCGGGCGACAGCGATGGCGGCTATTCGGTGATGGACTATCGCCAGATCAACCCTGCCTTCGGGCGCATGGCCGACCTGACGCGGCTGGCGGGCAGCCTGCGCGAACGGGGCATGTCGCTGTGTGTGGATCTGGTGCTGAACCACACCGCGCAGGAACACGAATGGGCGCGGCGCGCCGCGGCGGGCGATCCGGAATACCAGGACATGTACCTGATGTTCGACGACGACACGCTGCCCCGCGCCTATGAGGCGTCGCTGATCGAGATCTTTCCCGAGACCGCGCCGGGCAGCTTCACCCATCACCCCGAATTCGGCAAATGGGTCTGGACCACGTTCAACGCCCATCAATGGGACCTGAACTGGGCCAATCCGCGGGTGTTCCTAGAGATTGTGCGGATCATGCTGAACCTGGCCAACAAGGGGGTTGATGTGCTGCGCCTCGACGCGGTGGCCTTCATGTGGAAGCGCATGGGCACCACCTGCCAGTCCCAGCCCGAAGTCCATCTGATCCTGCGCGCTTTGCGCGCCTGCACCCGGATCGCGGCCAGCGCGGTGATCCATCTGGAGGAGGCCATCGTCGGCCCGGCCGAGATGCTGACCTATTTCGGGCGCGGCGAACATGACGGGCGCGAGGGGAACCTGTGCTATCACAACAGCCTGATGGTCCAGTACTGGTCGGCCCTGGCCACGCGCGACACGCGGCTGATGACGCATGTGCTGCGCACGCATTTCCCGCCCGTGCTGACGAACGCGACCTATGCAACGTACATCCGCTGTCATGACGACATCGGATGGGCGATCACGGACGAGGACGCGGGCGCCTTGGGCCTGTCGGGGGCGGCGCATCGCGCCTTCCTGTCGGATTTCTATGACGGCAGCTATCCGGGCAGCTTCGCCCGCGGCGTGCTGTTCCAGGAGAACCCCGAAACCGGCGACAAGCGCATCGCCGGCAGCTTTGCCGCACTGGCGGGGCTGGAGGCCGGTCTGGCCGCGGGCGATCCGCTGGCGGTCGACCGGGCCGTGGACCGCATCCTGCTGGGCCATGCGCTGATCGCGTCCTTCGGCGGCATCCCCCTGATCTACATGGGGGACGAACTGGCGATGGTGAATGATCACGGCTATCTGGACGTGCCCGAGCATGCCCATGACAGCCGCTGGATCAACCGCCCCGCCATGGACTGGGACCGCGCCGCCCGCGCAAGCGCCGACCCCGCCACGCCCGAGGGCCGCGTCCTGCACGGCACCCGCGCCATCCTGGCCGCGCGCCGGTCCTGCGACCGCCTGCATGGCGGGCATCCGACCGAAATTCTGGACTGCGGCAACGCCGCGCTGCTGGCATTCGCACGCCGCGCGCCCCAAGGCGGCATTCTGTGTCTTTTCAACTTCACGGAAAGCTGGCAACAGGTCAGCGGCGACTGGTTGCGCTTTCAAGGCGTGACGGACATGCGCGACATTCTGTCGGACGCGACGGTGACGCTGCATGACGACATGCTGGCATTGCCACCCTATGGCCGCGTCTGGTTGTCCTGA
- a CDS encoding glycogen/starch/alpha-glucan phosphorylase, producing MAASGCPDFSLRKRRNVTQSLSAQDLRDQILHHLTHTQGRGPEFATVFDWRLAVSYTVRDLMVGPWVGAIRAARDQGAKRVYYLSMEFLIGRILGDAIINLNLEPAMGEALTLLGLDEQVILDDEPDAALGNGGLGRLAACFMESLSSLSCPAFGYGIRYEHGLFRQRFEGGQQVETPEDWLNQPHPWEFVRINYSYEIGFKGHVDMVDGHAVWHPGESVVARAYDTPVIGWGGDWANTLRLWGAHPTTLLDLKRFNAGDHTAAAEPEALARTLSRVLYPDDTTESGKELRLKQEYFLTSAALQDILARFLAEHGDLEILPDKVAIQLNDTHPAIAGPELIRLLMDVHGLAFDRAQDLARRTLNYTNHTLLPEALERWSTWLMGRVLPRHMQIIQMIDEDHRKTTNRPAHIGIVHGDQVHMGELAFIMAGRVNGVSALHTDLVKDTVFADLHKLHPDRIVNQTNGVTPRRWLRMSNPALTRLLDDTIGTGWTKDLDQLAGLETHAGDATFLEHLRGAKRANKVALSDGLLAGLGVKADPDAIFDVQIKRIHEYKRQLLNVLEAIALWKRIHDSPNGDWTPRVKIFGGKAAPGYWLAKSVIHLINDVAAKINNDPVTAKYLQIAYPPNYNVSMAEDLIPAADLSEQISTAGKEASGTGNMKFTMNGALTIGTLDGANVEIREHVGPENFFLFGLTAEEAAAEKARPGHARAAIEASEDMKIALQLIAEGQFGRADSYYTLLDRTWNDDPFLVASDFDSYFATQRAVDRAYADHAAWDRMAALNIARSGFFSSDRTIRGYMRDIWHAVPVVPA from the coding sequence ATGGCCGCGTCTGGTTGTCCTGATTTTTCCCTGCGCAAGAGGCGGAATGTGACCCAATCCCTGTCGGCACAGGATCTGCGCGATCAGATCCTGCATCACCTGACCCACACCCAGGGCCGCGGCCCGGAATTCGCAACCGTTTTCGATTGGCGCCTTGCCGTCAGCTATACGGTGCGCGACCTGATGGTCGGCCCCTGGGTCGGCGCCATCCGTGCCGCCCGCGACCAGGGCGCGAAGCGGGTCTATTACCTGTCGATGGAATTCCTGATCGGCCGCATCCTGGGCGATGCGATCATCAACCTGAACCTGGAGCCCGCCATGGGCGAGGCGCTGACCCTGCTGGGTCTGGACGAGCAGGTGATCCTGGACGACGAACCCGACGCGGCCTTGGGCAACGGCGGGTTGGGGCGTTTGGCGGCGTGTTTCATGGAATCGCTGTCGTCGCTGTCCTGCCCGGCCTTCGGCTATGGCATCCGCTATGAGCATGGCCTGTTCCGCCAGCGCTTCGAGGGCGGCCAGCAGGTCGAGACCCCCGAGGATTGGCTGAACCAGCCGCATCCGTGGGAATTCGTGCGCATCAACTACAGCTACGAGATCGGGTTCAAGGGTCATGTCGACATGGTCGACGGCCATGCCGTCTGGCATCCGGGCGAAAGCGTCGTGGCGCGTGCCTATGACACGCCGGTCATCGGCTGGGGCGGGGACTGGGCCAACACGCTGCGGCTGTGGGGGGCGCATCCGACGACGCTGCTGGACCTCAAGCGCTTCAACGCGGGCGATCACACGGCCGCGGCTGAACCCGAGGCGCTGGCCCGCACGCTGTCGCGCGTTCTTTATCCCGACGACACCACGGAATCGGGCAAGGAATTGCGCCTGAAGCAGGAATATTTCCTGACCTCGGCCGCGTTGCAGGACATCCTGGCGCGGTTCCTGGCCGAACATGGCGACCTTGAGATCCTGCCAGACAAGGTCGCGATCCAGCTGAACGACACCCATCCCGCCATCGCCGGGCCCGAACTGATCCGCCTGCTGATGGACGTGCACGGCCTGGCCTTCGACCGCGCGCAGGACCTGGCGCGGCGGACGCTGAACTATACCAACCACACCCTGCTGCCCGAGGCGCTGGAGCGGTGGTCCACCTGGCTGATGGGCCGCGTGCTGCCTCGGCACATGCAGATCATCCAGATGATCGACGAGGATCACCGCAAGACCACCAACCGCCCCGCCCATATCGGCATCGTGCATGGCGACCAGGTCCACATGGGAGAGCTGGCCTTCATCATGGCGGGCCGCGTGAACGGCGTGTCCGCGCTGCACACCGATCTGGTCAAGGACACGGTCTTTGCCGACCTGCACAAGCTGCATCCCGACCGGATCGTGAACCAGACCAACGGCGTGACGCCGCGCCGCTGGCTGCGCATGTCGAACCCGGCGCTGACGCGGCTTCTGGACGACACCATCGGCACCGGCTGGACCAAGGACCTGGACCAGCTGGCGGGACTTGAAACCCATGCCGGCGACGCGACCTTCCTGGAACATCTGCGGGGCGCAAAGCGCGCCAACAAGGTCGCCCTGTCCGACGGGTTGCTGGCAGGGCTGGGCGTCAAGGCCGACCCGGACGCGATCTTCGACGTCCAAATCAAGCGCATCCACGAATACAAGCGCCAGCTGCTGAACGTGCTGGAGGCGATCGCCCTGTGGAAGCGCATCCATGACAGCCCGAACGGCGACTGGACGCCCCGCGTCAAGATCTTCGGCGGAAAGGCGGCGCCGGGATACTGGCTGGCGAAGTCGGTGATCCACCTGATCAACGACGTGGCCGCCAAGATCAACAACGACCCGGTCACGGCAAAATACCTGCAGATCGCCTATCCGCCGAACTACAATGTCTCGATGGCCGAGGACCTGATCCCCGCCGCCGATCTGTCCGAACAGATCAGCACCGCGGGCAAGGAGGCGTCGGGCACCGGCAACATGAAGTTCACCATGAACGGCGCGCTGACCATCGGCACGCTGGACGGCGCCAACGTCGAGATCCGAGAGCATGTGGGCCCCGAGAACTTCTTCCTGTTCGGCCTGACCGCCGAGGAGGCCGCGGCCGAGAAGGCCCGCCCCGGCCATGCCCGCGCCGCGATCGAGGCGTCCGAGGACATGAAGATCGCCCTGCAGCTGATCGCCGAAGGTCAGTTCGGCCGGGCCGACAGCTATTACACGCTGCTGGACCGGACCTGGAACGACGACCCGTTCCTGGTCGCGTCCGATTTCGACAGCTATTTCGCGACGCAGCGGGCGGTGGACCGGGCCTATGCCGATCATGCGGCCTGGGACCGGATGGCGGCCCTGAACATCGCGCGGTCTGGGTTCTTCTCGTCCGACCGGACGATCCGGGGATACATGCGCGACATCTGGCACGCGGTGCCGGTCGTGCCCGCATGA
- a CDS encoding NCS1 family transporter, with amino-acid sequence MTHTGTIADHAPHALDDKRPGEESLAPQTTRIMDPWSYLFAWLGGCVSIGTFTVGSGLVGTLNLIQTVVAIAIGCTVIGLALMINGRAGHKYGIPFMVQARSSFGFAGTRLPALVRSVPAIVWYGFQSWIGAGALNLVSETMFGYSNIWVFFIGFQFLQIALSVLGFHGIKWLENIGAVFIIGALIYMFFSVIGQYGDQISTNLIQAEGTWGAPFWGATMLFLGVYSTMMLNVSDYSRELQHRVGSVRQVVIYANSILPATLFMGMIGLMVSSATGEVDPIKVFSSAVDNPILLVVTLLFIAFAQVTTNILNNVVPPAYAMMDVFKLSFKSAAVIVGLLAFATFPWLLVRDESAAGLGLFIQTYSAFLGPIFAILVVDYYVIRRQTLNLDHHYDADGPYRGWNPAAVIATVVGVIVALIFSGISWYASLIPAGFTYWLLMQYLPSAQRFRA; translated from the coding sequence ATGACCCATACCGGAACGATCGCCGATCACGCCCCACATGCCCTGGACGACAAGAGACCGGGCGAGGAGAGCCTTGCCCCGCAGACCACCCGCATCATGGACCCCTGGTCCTACCTGTTTGCCTGGCTGGGCGGCTGCGTCAGCATCGGCACCTTCACCGTCGGATCGGGGCTGGTGGGCACGCTGAACCTGATCCAGACCGTCGTGGCCATCGCCATCGGCTGCACGGTCATCGGCCTTGCGCTGATGATCAACGGGCGCGCGGGCCACAAGTACGGCATCCCCTTCATGGTGCAGGCCCGGTCGTCCTTCGGCTTTGCCGGGACGCGGCTGCCCGCGCTGGTGCGATCGGTCCCGGCGATCGTCTGGTACGGCTTTCAAAGCTGGATCGGCGCCGGCGCCCTGAACCTGGTCTCCGAAACGATGTTCGGCTACTCCAACATCTGGGTGTTCTTCATAGGCTTCCAGTTCCTGCAGATCGCCCTGTCGGTGCTGGGTTTCCACGGCATCAAGTGGCTGGAGAACATTGGCGCCGTGTTCATCATCGGCGCGCTGATCTACATGTTCTTCAGCGTGATCGGGCAGTATGGCGACCAGATCAGCACCAACCTGATCCAGGCCGAAGGCACCTGGGGCGCGCCGTTCTGGGGGGCCACGATGCTGTTCCTGGGCGTCTATTCCACGATGATGCTGAACGTGTCGGATTATTCGCGCGAATTGCAGCACCGCGTGGGATCGGTGCGGCAGGTGGTGATCTATGCCAACTCGATCCTGCCCGCGACGCTGTTCATGGGGATGATCGGCCTGATGGTGTCCTCGGCCACCGGAGAGGTCGACCCGATCAAGGTCTTCTCCAGCGCGGTGGACAACCCGATCCTGCTGGTTGTGACGCTGTTGTTCATCGCCTTCGCGCAGGTGACGACCAACATCCTCAACAACGTGGTGCCGCCCGCCTATGCGATGATGGACGTGTTCAAGCTGTCGTTCAAATCGGCCGCCGTCATCGTGGGCCTTCTGGCCTTCGCAACCTTCCCCTGGCTGCTGGTGCGCGACGAATCCGCAGCGGGGCTGGGCCTGTTCATCCAGACCTACAGCGCCTTCCTGGGGCCGATCTTCGCGATCCTGGTGGTCGACTATTACGTGATCCGCCGTCAGACCCTGAACCTTGATCACCATTACGATGCCGACGGCCCCTATCGCGGCTGGAACCCGGCGGCGGTCATCGCGACCGTGGTGGGCGTGATCGTCGCGCTGATCTTTTCGGGCATCAGCTGGTATGCCAGCCTGATCCCGGCGGGGTTCACATATTGGCTGCTGATGCAGTACCTGCCATCGGCACAGCGCTTCCGCGCCTGA
- a CDS encoding aspartate/glutamate racemase family protein — MKLVVINPNSTASMTDKILASARAVAAPGTDVAGRTAHGAPASIEGHFDEVMSAAHLLREVQQAQAEGADAIVVACFDDPAIGACREVATGPVLGICEAGIKAASMIATSFSIVTTLPRSVPVIEELVRKYGLDHQCRRVRSAEIPVLALEEPGSNARQLVRAEILRAIEEDRCEAVVLGCAGMSDLTEWLSHETGIPVIDGVTVATKFAEALVGAGLLTSKIGAYAHPIQK; from the coding sequence ATGAAGCTGGTCGTGATCAATCCCAACTCCACCGCATCGATGACCGACAAGATCCTGGCATCGGCCCGCGCGGTGGCCGCCCCCGGCACCGACGTCGCCGGCCGCACCGCCCATGGCGCCCCCGCCAGCATCGAGGGCCATTTCGACGAGGTGATGTCCGCCGCCCACCTGCTGCGCGAGGTGCAGCAGGCCCAGGCCGAGGGTGCTGACGCCATCGTGGTCGCCTGTTTCGACGATCCCGCCATCGGCGCCTGCCGCGAGGTCGCGACCGGCCCCGTGCTGGGCATCTGCGAGGCGGGCATCAAGGCCGCCAGCATGATCGCCACGTCGTTCTCCATCGTCACCACCCTGCCCCGCTCCGTCCCGGTGATCGAGGAATTGGTGCGCAAGTACGGCCTTGACCACCAGTGCCGTCGCGTCCGGTCGGCGGAAATTCCGGTGCTGGCCCTGGAAGAGCCCGGATCGAATGCACGGCAGCTGGTTCGTGCCGAAATCCTGCGCGCCATCGAGGAGGACCGCTGCGAAGCCGTCGTTCTGGGATGCGCCGGCATGTCCGACCTGACCGAATGGCTGAGCCACGAGACGGGGATTCCCGTCATCGACGGCGTGACCGTCGCCACCAAGTTCGCCGAGGCGCTGGTCGGCGCCGGGCTGCTGACCTCCAAGATCGGGGCCTATGCGCACCCGATCCAAAAATAA
- a CDS encoding GntR family transcriptional regulator, which produces MDKPLETLIVDSILDAIADQRLRAGTKLGEQALSDIFACNRAHVRRALSMLTGWQVVDHLPNRGAYVATPTPQDARDVFQARRAIETTICRNAVRLADAQDLADLQAHLAAEDAARGQDNRPAAIRLSRGFHILLARIGRNPVLTRYLDELTMRSSLIIGLYAQGHATLCAEDEHANIVAAIAARDEGRALSLLDTHLRHIEAGIRFDDALPVTGALSAALRGR; this is translated from the coding sequence ATGGACAAGCCCTTGGAAACACTGATCGTGGACAGCATCCTGGACGCCATCGCCGATCAGCGGCTGCGCGCGGGGACCAAGCTGGGCGAACAGGCGCTGTCGGATATCTTTGCCTGCAACCGCGCCCATGTGCGGCGTGCGCTGTCGATGCTGACCGGCTGGCAGGTCGTGGATCACCTGCCCAATCGCGGCGCCTATGTCGCGACGCCCACCCCACAGGATGCGCGCGATGTCTTTCAGGCGCGCCGTGCGATCGAGACGACGATCTGTCGCAATGCCGTCCGGCTGGCCGACGCGCAGGACCTGGCCGACCTGCAGGCGCATCTGGCGGCCGAGGATGCGGCCCGCGGGCAGGACAACCGCCCCGCCGCCATCCGCCTGTCGCGCGGGTTTCACATCCTGTTGGCGCGGATCGGGCGCAACCCGGTGCTGACCCGCTATCTGGACGAGCTGACGATGCGGTCGTCGCTGATCATCGGCCTGTACGCCCAGGGCCACGCCACGCTGTGCGCCGAGGATGAGCATGCGAACATCGTCGCGGCCATCGCCGCGCGGGATGAGGGGCGGGCCCTGTCCCTGCTGGACACGCACCTGCGCCATATCGAGGCGGGGATCCGGTTCGACGACGCGTTGCCTGTGACGGGCGCGCTGTCCGCGGCGTTGCGGGGGCGCTAG